DNA from Phocoena phocoena chromosome 1, mPhoPho1.1, whole genome shotgun sequence:
ACTCCCTAGGGGGAGGCAGTGCTGGGCCTCAAGGAGTAAAGCACAACACGTGCTCTCATCAGGCAGGCTCTTTCAAGAGGAAGGATGGAGCTGGCCAGTTACTTTTACCAATCAAGTAAGTCACTGCCCTTACCTGTGtgtggcaaaagaagaaaaacgatGAAAACGAGCCCCACTGCTGTTCCTGAGCCCATCACTggcacattaaacagatcatgGCACGTTTTCCTATGGACACGTCTTCCCACAGTTTCAGGCAGCTAGTGCCAACCACTGGGAGCTGGCCCATAAGTTGAAACCTATTGGCCAGCCTGCAACAGCCCATCAGAATGATTCCCAGAGGCCCTGCTGTGGGAGGTGGGAAAACTCACCCCTGTTTTTCGGGCCCTGAGGGCAGTGGTTGCTTTTATTTACACTGTGCCCGTGACTGCCAGGCCTCTCCTGAACTCAGCCTCTTCTCCAACCCGTAGTTGAAGCACGAGCCTTATGGCTTGTGGCCTCTGGACAGATACTCACCTGACCAATATCTCCTGTTTGTGGCAGGTGGCCTTCCACATCCAACCCTACAAGGGCCGAGATGACATCACTCTGCATGACAACATCAAGTATATCATTGACACGTAAGGCTGCTCTGGGACCTGGATTTTGGTGGGGATCTAAATGGGGGTAGGGCTAGAAGGCTTGGAGGCGCAGGTCAAGAGACAAAAGGGCAGAAtgcccgtgtccccagcatctaaAAAGAGTAAAAGAGTACTGGGCTTGGAGACGgcaacctgggtttgaatcctggttctgcggCCTCCATTCTGTGATCAGAGACTGGCAGTCCTCTTAACCTTTGAGTCTTGTGAGAGTTAACATGAGCTAATATATGTGGAAAGTGGCTTGCAAATGGCTTGCATatatcattcattcaaaaaatatttattgagtgccttcagGTGTCGAGGCACCGTCTGTCCTACGTCCCAGTTGTACAGCAGTGGGTAGGGCTACCAAAGTTTACATCCTCGGGCGGGTGTGCAGTGAGCAGATAGTGGTTATAGATGACAGATCAAATGGCGATCCATACTATGAAGAAGTAATAAGAGAATAAAGCAGGGTGTTAAGAGTGTGCCCAAGAAACAACTTCAGAATGGGTGGTCCGGTGAGCTTCTCTGAGGTGACATGTAAGCCAGCGCCTAAAGGAAGAGTCAGCTCTGCAGAGATCTGGGGCAGGCAGAAAACTCCAGGCAGAGGGCTGTCAGATCCAAAGGCCGTCTGATGGGACAAGCTTGACGGAAGCCAGTGTAGCCGGAGTGAAGCGACAGACGGGGTAATAGCAGGAATGGCGGTGGGCAGGGCCAGATCAAGTAGGTGGGGCCTTGCTGGTCTCAGTAAGGAGCAGTCAGATCtgatttatgctttaaaaagagACTGGGTTATAGGGAGGTGGAAGTGGGAGCCTGGAGACCAGTTAGGTGGCTGTCGGTGCAGTCCAGATAGAAGATGGTGGTGGCTCGGCCTGGGGCAGGGAAGTGAGGCTTAAACAGAGGAATGACAAGGCtcggggaagggtgggagggaactGGGTTCTTGCTTAGAGGCATGATGAGTCCAACTGTGGAGTCCAACTGGATTCAAAATCGTGCTTGGACATCAGGAAAGATCTCACTCGTGGCCAGCCCTCCGGCTGTGCTGGCTTCTTTTCTCTTAGGCTGCTGGCTCAgccttttcttcctcctgctccTCAGGTATGGCTCCCATGGTGCATTTTACCGCTATAAGAACAGCATGGGTAAGAGCCTCCCACTCTTTTATATCTATGACTCCTACCTGACATCCCCTGAGGCCTGGGCCCACCTCCTGACACCGAACGGGCCCCACTCAATCCGCAACACCCCCTACGATGGGGTCTTCATAGCGCTGCTGGTGGAGGAGGGCCACACCCATGACATCCTGGCCGCCGGATTTGATGGCATGTACACCTACTTTGCCTCCAATGGTTTCTCCTTCGGCTCCTCCCATCAGAACTGGAAAGCTGTGAAGAACTTTTGCGATGCCAACAACCTCATGTTCATTCCCAGCGTGGGGCCCGGCTACATTGACACCAGCATCCGG
Protein-coding regions in this window:
- the MANEAL gene encoding glycoprotein endo-alpha-1,2-mannosidase-like protein isoform X2, whose translation is MIMGNPQMTWCPPFWTLPISTTSRYGSHGAFYRYKNSMGKSLPLFYIYDSYLTSPEAWAHLLTPNGPHSIRNTPYDGVFIALLVEEGHTHDILAAGFDGMYTYFASNGFSFGSSHQNWKAVKNFCDANNLMFIPSVGPGYIDTSIRPWNNHSTRNRVNGKYYETALQAALTVRPEIVSITSFNEWHEGTQIEKAIPKKTPTRLYLDYLPHQPSLYLELTRRWAEHFIKEKEQWLM